Proteins from a genomic interval of Arthrobacter sp. CAN_C5:
- a CDS encoding ABC transporter permease has translation MSTEPVTTEPTSTVESTDKPKTVRERRLGLTVRGWTIIGALLTVLFLELAPRLGLVDSFSLVPLSAMVVRASGLLIDPEFLSQDLAPSLLSILVAFIFAVVSGVLIGLLVWRFDWARKTLDPWLATYYAIPTFALYPLLVALLGIGFVPIVLLATLFAVVAMISSTVDGLDGIPRSVLRLAAVLQLDPIQRIFKVLLPAALPQISVGLRLALSYSLIMVLASEFVLSTSGLGHFISNAYNDFAITDMYAGVLLVFVLALGLNFAFAAALRPQSKRVLS, from the coding sequence GTGAGTACTGAACCGGTGACGACCGAGCCGACCAGCACTGTGGAGAGCACCGACAAACCGAAAACCGTTCGTGAACGTCGGCTCGGACTCACGGTGCGCGGCTGGACCATCATCGGCGCCCTCCTGACCGTCCTTTTTCTGGAACTGGCACCAAGGCTCGGCCTGGTTGACTCGTTTTCCCTCGTTCCGCTCAGCGCGATGGTGGTGCGGGCTTCAGGGTTGCTGATCGATCCTGAATTTCTCAGCCAGGACCTGGCGCCATCCCTGCTGTCAATCCTTGTGGCGTTCATCTTCGCCGTCGTCTCGGGTGTCCTGATCGGACTCCTCGTCTGGCGGTTCGACTGGGCGCGGAAAACACTCGATCCCTGGCTGGCCACCTACTACGCCATTCCCACGTTTGCCCTGTATCCCTTGCTTGTGGCACTCCTCGGCATCGGGTTCGTTCCGATCGTACTGCTGGCCACACTGTTCGCCGTCGTCGCCATGATCAGCTCCACAGTCGACGGTCTCGACGGCATCCCCCGGTCCGTCCTCCGGCTTGCGGCGGTGCTGCAACTGGACCCGATCCAGCGCATCTTCAAGGTGTTGCTGCCGGCAGCCCTACCGCAGATCAGCGTGGGTCTGCGGCTCGCTCTGTCCTACAGCCTCATCATGGTGCTGGCAAGTGAATTCGTCCTCTCGACCAGCGGGCTTGGACACTTCATTTCCAATGCCTACAACGATTTCGCGATCACCGACATGTACGCCGGGGTGCTCCTGGTCTTTGTCCTCGCTCTCGGGTTGAACTTCGCATTCGCGGCAGCCCTCCGGCCACAATCGAAGCGAGTCCTCTCATGA
- a CDS encoding ABC transporter ATP-binding protein, with product MGAKVELQDVDRVYGDVQALSPTNQVLEPGTFTTLVGPSGCGKSTLLDIIAGLNKGNGGQVLIDGSPSTGPRRETGVIFQEAAVLPWRTVLDNAAFALETQKVPARERREIAREVLQRVGLSHFVNHYPHQLSGGMRQRVAIARVLSTNPDLILADEPFGALDEQTRVVLGLELLNVVRQGGATVLFVTHSIQEAALLSDRVLVMGARPGKILLDLNVDLPPDRDPTMVGSPVATALVEQIWTVLKSEAQRAMAEQGPRP from the coding sequence ATGGGTGCGAAAGTAGAGCTTCAGGACGTCGACCGCGTGTATGGGGATGTCCAGGCGCTGAGTCCCACGAATCAGGTACTCGAGCCGGGTACCTTCACCACACTTGTGGGTCCCAGCGGATGTGGTAAATCCACGCTGCTGGACATCATCGCGGGCCTGAACAAAGGGAACGGTGGGCAGGTACTCATCGACGGAAGCCCCAGCACGGGGCCGCGCCGGGAAACCGGCGTGATCTTCCAAGAAGCGGCAGTATTGCCGTGGCGCACTGTCCTGGACAACGCGGCCTTCGCGCTCGAAACCCAGAAAGTCCCAGCAAGAGAACGCCGCGAGATCGCCCGCGAGGTACTCCAGCGCGTTGGCCTCTCACACTTCGTCAACCACTACCCACACCAGCTTTCCGGCGGGATGCGGCAGCGCGTCGCAATCGCGCGCGTGCTCAGTACCAATCCCGACCTGATCCTCGCGGACGAACCCTTCGGTGCCCTCGACGAACAGACCCGTGTGGTGCTTGGACTGGAACTGCTCAATGTGGTTCGACAGGGCGGTGCCACAGTCCTCTTCGTCACCCACAGCATCCAGGAAGCAGCCCTCCTCTCTGACCGCGTCCTAGTCATGGGAGCCCGGCCTGGAAAGATCCTCCTTGACCTCAACGTGGACCTGCCGCCAGACCGGGATCCCACCATGGTTGGGTCTCCAGTGGCGACTGCGCTGGTAGAGCAGATCTGGACGGTCCTCAAGAGTGAGGCCCAGCGAGCCATGGCTGAGCAGGGCCCGCGGCCGTGA
- a CDS encoding ABC transporter substrate-binding protein: MRSRSIYRTGLAALVVLPLAACGGGEETAEGEIPSVTVSVTHPEDLYGLPWEVAREQGFFEDAGVQVEEIIPSEGGGTTLQNVVSGQLPFGEVATGAIVSGFNEGAPVRVIGGGIQSVADVSWVTLPDSDIESLEDTADATWGFTNPGSVTEAMSFLTPEGAGLDPTAIDRTATGGTGAGIALLEAGEVDLTYASPRVAIENADTLKVVGSSSDVVPLYQQTMIISSRDYAEENPEAAKAVLQGYSDAVQWITDNPEEAAEFWAGLADLEVDAAQGILDDALAADHWGVAYNPEALEAAEKALAYTDDLDEVNWGELLTDEFLPEGEKGTIP, translated from the coding sequence ATGCGATCGCGATCCATCTACCGGACAGGGCTGGCAGCGTTGGTGGTCCTTCCACTTGCCGCATGTGGCGGAGGAGAAGAAACCGCCGAAGGAGAGATTCCCAGTGTCACTGTATCGGTGACGCATCCTGAAGACCTCTACGGGCTTCCGTGGGAAGTAGCACGGGAGCAGGGTTTCTTTGAGGACGCCGGCGTTCAGGTCGAGGAGATCATTCCCTCGGAAGGCGGCGGAACCACGCTACAGAACGTCGTCTCGGGCCAGCTACCCTTCGGCGAAGTGGCTACGGGTGCCATTGTCTCCGGGTTCAACGAGGGAGCGCCGGTCCGGGTGATCGGTGGTGGGATCCAGTCGGTTGCCGATGTCTCCTGGGTGACGCTGCCTGATTCCGATATCGAGAGTCTGGAAGACACGGCCGATGCCACCTGGGGCTTTACCAATCCGGGATCAGTCACCGAGGCCATGAGCTTCCTGACACCCGAAGGCGCAGGACTCGATCCCACGGCGATCGACCGCACGGCAACCGGCGGCACCGGGGCGGGTATCGCCTTGCTGGAGGCCGGGGAAGTCGACCTGACGTACGCCTCACCGAGAGTAGCGATCGAGAACGCCGATACTCTAAAGGTGGTCGGCAGTAGCTCCGATGTAGTCCCGTTATATCAGCAGACGATGATCATCAGCAGCCGCGACTACGCTGAAGAGAATCCCGAAGCCGCCAAGGCCGTCCTTCAGGGGTACTCGGATGCTGTCCAGTGGATCACCGACAATCCAGAGGAGGCCGCGGAGTTTTGGGCAGGGCTCGCCGATCTCGAGGTCGACGCCGCTCAGGGCATCCTCGACGATGCCCTCGCCGCGGATCACTGGGGCGTTGCTTACAATCCCGAGGCTCTCGAGGCAGCCGAGAAGGCTCTCGCCTATACGGACGATCTCGACGAGGTCAACTGGGGCGAACTGCTCACCGACGAGTTCCTTCCCGAGGGTGAGAAGGGCACGATTCCGTAG
- a CDS encoding ISL3 family transposase, giving the protein MFHATFHSPDLTTFCRLDELGLEATGQHLSRDHAVLACRVVDPDDWCRSCGCQGVPRDTVTRQLAHEPFGWRPTTLLVRVRRYKCSGCGQVWRQDTSKAAEPRAKLSRRGLRWALEGIVRQHLTVARVAEGLGVSWNTANKAVLAEGKRVLIDDPHRFDGVKVIGVDEHVWRHTRRGDKYVTVIIDLTPIRGGTGPSRLLDMVEGRSKQVFASWLKARPQQWRDRIEVVAMDGFSGFKSAAAEELPGAVPVMDPFHVIRLAGEGLDSCRRRVQQQSCGHRGRAGDPLYSARLTLHTGADLLTDKQRARLEALFETDTHVEVEASWGIYQRMVAAYREADRAKGRKLMQAVITSLGTGVPAALIELKTLGRTLNRRAQDVLAYFDRPGTSNGPTEAINGRLEHLRGSALGFTNITNYVARSLLESGGFRPKLHSQF; this is encoded by the coding sequence GTGTTCCACGCTACCTTTCATAGTCCTGACCTGACCACATTCTGTCGGCTCGACGAACTCGGACTCGAGGCCACGGGGCAGCATCTGAGCCGCGATCACGCCGTTCTTGCTTGCCGTGTTGTTGACCCGGATGACTGGTGCCGTAGCTGTGGGTGCCAAGGCGTCCCTCGGGACACGGTGACCCGCCAGCTCGCTCACGAACCCTTCGGCTGGCGCCCGACCACGCTGCTGGTCAGGGTACGCAGATACAAATGCTCCGGGTGCGGACAGGTGTGGCGGCAGGACACGTCCAAAGCCGCCGAACCGCGGGCGAAACTCTCCCGACGGGGGCTGCGGTGGGCGTTGGAGGGGATCGTACGTCAACACCTCACGGTCGCCCGCGTCGCCGAAGGGCTGGGCGTGAGCTGGAATACTGCCAACAAAGCTGTCCTGGCCGAAGGTAAGCGTGTGCTCATTGATGATCCGCACCGGTTCGACGGGGTCAAAGTCATCGGTGTTGATGAGCATGTTTGGCGGCACACCCGCCGCGGGGACAAGTACGTCACCGTGATCATCGACCTGACCCCGATCAGGGGCGGCACGGGCCCGTCCCGCCTGCTGGATATGGTCGAAGGCCGCTCAAAACAAGTCTTCGCCTCCTGGCTAAAAGCACGCCCGCAACAATGGCGGGACAGGATCGAGGTCGTGGCCATGGACGGGTTCTCCGGGTTCAAGAGCGCCGCGGCCGAAGAACTTCCCGGAGCTGTTCCGGTGATGGATCCCTTCCATGTCATCCGCCTGGCCGGAGAGGGTCTGGATAGTTGCCGACGACGAGTCCAGCAACAGTCCTGCGGGCATCGTGGGCGTGCCGGCGACCCTCTGTATTCGGCAAGGCTAACCCTTCATACCGGGGCGGATCTGCTCACCGATAAGCAACGTGCACGTCTTGAAGCCCTGTTCGAAACGGACACCCACGTCGAGGTAGAAGCGAGTTGGGGGATTTACCAGCGCATGGTTGCCGCCTACCGGGAGGCGGACCGGGCCAAGGGACGAAAGTTGATGCAAGCAGTGATCACATCCCTGGGCACAGGCGTTCCCGCCGCGCTCATTGAGCTTAAAACACTCGGGCGAACCCTCAATCGCCGGGCCCAAGATGTCCTTGCCTACTTCGACCGCCCAGGGACATCCAACGGCCCCACCGAAGCCATCAATGGACGCCTCGAACACCTCCGCGGATCCGCCCTCGGCTTCACAAACATCACCAACTATGTCGCCAGATCACTACTCGAATCCGGCGGATTCAGACCGAAACTACACTCTCAATTCTGA
- a CDS encoding ANTAR domain-containing response regulator codes for MEFNKEPAVSESNESNVSGVARRVIVAEDETLIRLDIVEILRGEGYDVVAEADNGEKAVQLAKEHKPDLVLMDVKMPVMDGITAAEQIVKARIAPVVLLTAFSQKELVERARDAGAMAYVVKPFTPADLMPAIEIALSRHEEIKALEHEVSDLQEQFATRKLVERAKSLLTTKMGLTEPEAFRWIQKTSMDRRLSMREVAETIINQVN; via the coding sequence ATGGAATTTAACAAGGAGCCTGCTGTGTCTGAATCCAACGAGTCGAACGTCTCGGGTGTTGCGCGGCGCGTGATTGTTGCCGAGGATGAGACCCTCATCCGCCTGGACATTGTGGAGATTCTCCGCGGCGAAGGGTACGACGTCGTCGCCGAAGCTGACAACGGCGAGAAGGCCGTCCAGCTCGCCAAAGAGCACAAGCCCGATCTGGTCCTGATGGACGTGAAAATGCCTGTCATGGACGGCATCACCGCCGCAGAACAGATCGTCAAGGCACGCATCGCCCCCGTGGTCCTGCTGACCGCTTTCAGCCAGAAAGAGCTGGTGGAACGAGCCCGCGACGCCGGCGCTATGGCGTACGTCGTCAAACCGTTCACCCCCGCTGACCTGATGCCCGCCATCGAGATTGCCCTCTCCCGCCATGAGGAGATCAAGGCACTGGAACACGAAGTCTCCGATCTGCAGGAACAGTTCGCCACCCGCAAGCTCGTGGAGCGTGCCAAGAGCCTGCTGACCACCAAGATGGGACTCACCGAGCCCGAGGCCTTCCGCTGGATCCAGAAGACCTCGATGGACCGCCGCCTCAGCATGCGCGAAGTCGCCGAGACCATCATCAACCAGGTCAACTAA
- the pyk gene encoding pyruvate kinase — protein MRRAKIVATFGPAIASYENTVAVLKAGVDVARMNMSHGDHTVHNQTYEYVRQASEELGRPVAIFADLQGPKIRLGRFVNGPHVLAPGDTFTITTEDVEGTQEICSTTHLGLPKDVNVGDSLLIDDGKVALRATAVDDTKVVAVVTVGGAVSNNKGINLPGVAVSVPAMSDKDEADLRWAIQRGVDMVALSFVRNASDVVRVHGIMDEEGRRVPVIAKIEKPQAVDAIEEIIDAFDAIMVARGDLGVELPLEEVPIVQKRAIELARRWAKPVIVATQVLESMIDNPRPTRAEASDCANAVLDGADAVMLSGETSVGKYPMETVQTMANIIESTEKHGLDRVPPLGSKPKTRGGAITRAAVEIADQLDAKYICTFTQSGDSARRLSRLRPTKPVFAFTPVQSTLNSMAMIWGVQPMLVPFVEHTDQMTAQVDRVLLEQGLVEPNDLVVIAAGSPPGQAGSTNSIKVHKVGDIADAGQLPDGYTPNKEKVGPWPVKNKHK, from the coding sequence ATGAGACGCGCAAAAATTGTTGCAACATTCGGCCCCGCGATTGCAAGCTATGAGAACACCGTGGCGGTGTTGAAGGCCGGTGTGGACGTTGCCCGGATGAACATGAGCCACGGCGATCACACGGTGCACAACCAGACCTACGAGTATGTACGGCAGGCTTCGGAAGAACTGGGCCGCCCGGTGGCAATCTTTGCCGACCTGCAAGGACCCAAGATCCGCCTCGGTCGTTTTGTGAACGGCCCGCATGTACTGGCGCCCGGTGACACCTTCACCATCACCACCGAGGACGTCGAAGGCACCCAGGAGATCTGCTCCACCACCCACCTGGGACTCCCCAAGGACGTGAACGTGGGCGATTCCCTGCTGATCGACGACGGTAAGGTAGCCCTCCGGGCCACGGCCGTTGACGACACGAAGGTTGTCGCAGTGGTCACCGTGGGGGGAGCGGTGTCGAACAACAAGGGCATCAACCTGCCCGGCGTCGCCGTGAGTGTGCCGGCGATGAGCGATAAGGACGAGGCCGATCTGCGGTGGGCCATCCAGCGCGGCGTCGACATGGTGGCGCTGTCCTTCGTGCGGAACGCGTCCGACGTCGTCCGCGTCCACGGGATCATGGACGAAGAGGGACGCCGGGTACCGGTGATCGCCAAGATCGAGAAGCCCCAGGCTGTTGACGCCATCGAGGAAATCATCGACGCGTTCGACGCCATCATGGTGGCACGTGGCGACCTGGGCGTGGAGTTGCCGCTCGAAGAGGTTCCCATTGTCCAGAAGCGTGCCATCGAGTTGGCCCGCCGCTGGGCCAAGCCGGTCATCGTCGCCACCCAGGTGCTGGAGTCGATGATCGACAACCCCCGCCCCACCCGCGCCGAAGCCTCCGACTGTGCCAACGCAGTGCTGGACGGTGCCGACGCCGTCATGCTTTCGGGCGAAACCAGCGTGGGCAAGTACCCCATGGAAACTGTGCAGACGATGGCGAACATCATCGAGTCGACCGAAAAGCACGGCCTGGATCGGGTGCCGCCGCTGGGCAGCAAGCCCAAGACCCGCGGCGGGGCGATCACCCGTGCGGCGGTGGAGATCGCCGATCAGCTTGATGCGAAGTACATCTGTACCTTCACCCAGTCCGGCGATTCGGCGCGGCGCCTGTCACGGCTCCGGCCGACCAAGCCGGTGTTCGCTTTCACTCCGGTGCAGTCGACCCTGAATTCGATGGCGATGATCTGGGGTGTCCAGCCCATGCTGGTTCCCTTCGTCGAGCACACCGATCAGATGACCGCCCAGGTTGACCGGGTACTCCTGGAACAGGGTCTGGTGGAGCCGAATGACCTGGTGGTCATCGCTGCCGGGTCGCCTCCCGGGCAGGCCGGGTCCACGAACTCGATCAAGGTGCATAAGGTCGGGGACATTGCCGACGCCGGTCAGCTGCCGGACGGCTACACTCCGAACAAGGAAAAGGTCGGCCCGTGGCCGGTCAAGAACAAGCACAAGTAG
- a CDS encoding glutamate synthase subunit beta, translated as MGDPRGFMKVRERQTQPRRPVPVRIMDWKEVYEAQEKGVLKAQAGRCMDCGIPFCHQGCPLGNLIPEWNDLTYRDKGREAIERLHATNNFPEFTGRLCPAPCEASCVLGINQPPVTIKQVEVSIIDQAFAEGWVEAHPPERLTDKTIAVVGSGPAGLAAAQQLTRTGHTVAVYERDDNIGGLLRYGIPDFKMEKSHLERRLEQMRAEGTRFRTGVEVGRDISWDQLRRRYDAVVVATGATIPRDLPIPGRELEGVHFAMDYLVQANRVSAGGVVEDQIHADGKHVVILGGGDTGADCLGTAHRQHAASVTTLAIGQQPPTDRAAHQPWPTFPTLFEVASAHEEGGERTYLASTVEFVGENGKLTAIRVAETEFVNGRRVPKAGTEKDIPADLVFLSLGFTGPEPAGLTEQVQADFDEHGNIGRDGYYMTNTPGIFAAGDAGRGQSLIVWAIAEGRACAAAVDKWLMGETKLPAPVAPTDRAMAVL; from the coding sequence GTGGGTGACCCACGCGGATTCATGAAGGTACGCGAACGCCAGACCCAGCCCCGCCGGCCCGTGCCGGTGCGGATCATGGACTGGAAGGAAGTCTACGAGGCGCAGGAGAAGGGCGTTCTCAAGGCCCAGGCTGGACGCTGCATGGACTGCGGCATCCCGTTCTGCCATCAGGGTTGCCCGCTGGGCAACCTGATCCCGGAGTGGAACGACCTCACCTACCGGGACAAGGGCCGGGAAGCGATCGAGCGGCTGCACGCCACCAACAACTTCCCCGAGTTCACCGGCCGGCTCTGCCCGGCACCCTGCGAGGCGTCCTGCGTGTTGGGGATCAACCAGCCGCCGGTGACCATCAAGCAGGTGGAAGTCTCGATCATCGACCAGGCGTTCGCCGAGGGCTGGGTTGAGGCACACCCGCCCGAGCGCCTGACCGACAAGACCATTGCCGTCGTCGGCTCCGGGCCCGCAGGCCTGGCCGCGGCGCAGCAGCTGACGCGCACCGGCCACACGGTGGCGGTGTATGAGCGTGACGACAATATTGGTGGGCTCCTGCGCTACGGCATCCCCGACTTCAAGATGGAGAAGAGCCACCTGGAGCGGCGCCTCGAGCAGATGCGCGCCGAGGGCACCCGGTTCAGGACCGGTGTCGAGGTGGGACGCGACATCAGCTGGGACCAGCTTCGGCGCCGCTACGACGCCGTCGTGGTGGCTACCGGTGCCACTATTCCCCGTGACCTGCCGATCCCGGGGCGGGAACTGGAGGGTGTCCATTTCGCGATGGATTACCTGGTCCAGGCCAACCGGGTAAGTGCGGGCGGCGTCGTCGAGGACCAGATTCACGCGGACGGCAAGCACGTGGTGATCCTCGGGGGCGGCGACACGGGTGCTGACTGCCTGGGTACCGCCCACCGTCAGCATGCGGCATCCGTGACGACGCTCGCCATCGGGCAGCAGCCGCCGACGGACCGCGCGGCGCACCAGCCCTGGCCCACCTTCCCCACCCTGTTCGAGGTTGCCAGCGCCCACGAGGAAGGTGGCGAGCGGACCTACCTCGCCTCGACCGTCGAATTTGTGGGCGAGAATGGCAAGCTCACTGCGATCCGGGTGGCGGAGACCGAATTCGTCAACGGCCGCCGGGTGCCCAAGGCCGGCACCGAGAAGGACATCCCGGCCGACCTGGTGTTCCTGTCGCTCGGGTTCACTGGACCGGAGCCTGCAGGCCTCACCGAACAGGTGCAGGCCGACTTCGACGAGCACGGCAACATTGGCCGGGACGGTTACTACATGACCAACACGCCCGGGATTTTTGCGGCTGGCGACGCCGGCCGCGGACAGTCACTCATTGTCTGGGCCATCGCCGAGGGGCGCGCCTGCGCCGCGGCAGTGGACAAGTGGCTGATGGGGGAGACCAAACTACCGGCACCGGTGGCGCCCACCGACCGCGCTATGGCAGTGCTCTGA